Proteins encoded within one genomic window of Ostreibacterium oceani:
- the ruvB gene encoding Holliday junction branch migration DNA helicase RuvB: MIESDRLVSAEVEGNSRVEQDIDRAIRPKQLTEYIGQVPIREQMSIFIQAARNRQEPLDHTLLFGPPGLGKTTLANIIAVEMGVNLRTTSGPVLDKAGDLAAILTNLEAHDVLFIDEIHRLSAVVEEILYPAMEDYKIDIVIGEGPAARSIQLELPPFTLVGATTRAGLLTSPLRDRFGIVQRLEFYSPDELQKIVMRSARLLGVECHELAALEIGQRARGTPRIANRLLRRIRDISEVKSHGKISIDITRQALGMLHVDNAGFDHLDRRLLGDIIDKFAGGPVGLDTMAAAIGEERGTIEDVLEPYLIQQGYLMRTPKGRVATQKAYTHLGIEK; this comes from the coding sequence ATGATTGAATCAGATAGACTGGTAAGCGCCGAGGTTGAGGGGAATTCTCGCGTGGAACAAGACATTGACCGCGCCATTCGTCCCAAACAGCTCACCGAGTACATCGGCCAAGTCCCTATTCGCGAGCAAATGAGTATCTTTATTCAAGCGGCACGTAATCGCCAAGAGCCGCTAGATCACACGTTATTATTTGGTCCGCCAGGATTGGGCAAAACGACCTTAGCGAATATTATTGCGGTGGAGATGGGGGTAAATTTGCGAACGACGTCTGGCCCTGTGCTGGATAAAGCGGGTGATTTAGCCGCCATTTTGACTAACTTAGAAGCGCATGACGTGCTTTTTATCGATGAAATTCATCGGCTAAGCGCCGTGGTCGAAGAAATATTATACCCTGCAATGGAGGACTATAAAATTGACATCGTTATTGGTGAAGGGCCTGCTGCACGCTCTATCCAACTCGAATTGCCACCATTTACGCTGGTGGGTGCAACCACCCGTGCAGGATTATTGACATCACCGTTGCGCGATCGGTTTGGTATTGTGCAGCGCTTAGAATTTTACTCGCCCGATGAGCTGCAAAAAATCGTGATGCGCTCTGCACGCTTGTTGGGCGTTGAATGCCATGAGCTCGCCGCGTTAGAAATTGGACAGCGGGCACGAGGCACACCGCGAATCGCCAATCGCTTGTTGCGCCGTATTCGTGATATTAGTGAGGTTAAATCGCACGGCAAAATCTCAATCGATATTACCCGCCAAGCATTGGGTATGCTGCATGTAGACAATGCGGGTTTTGATCATTTAGACCGCCGCTTGTTAGGCGACATTATCGATAAATTTGCAGGCGGCCCCGTTGGTCTAGATACGATGGCTGCGGCAATCGGCGAGGAAAGAGGGACAATTGAGGACGTCCTAGAGCCATACCTTATTCAGCAAGGTTATTTAATGCGTACACCCAAAGGGCGCGTTGCAACGCAAAAAGCGTATACTCATTTAGGGATAGAGAAATAG